DNA from Geobacter sulfurreducens PCA:
GTCCTCGTACGCGCTGCAGCCGGCGCACTTGCCGGTGGGCTTCTTGGTACGCAGCGCCGCCAGTACTGCCGAGTCCCGCCAGACCTGCTTCAGGTCGTCCCGCACGATGTTGCCGATGACAACGGGAATGAAGCCGCAGGGGGTCATGTCGCCGTTGGTCTTGATGTTCAGGGAGAGCTTGCCGCAGACGCTACCCTTCACGAGGCTCCCCGCATCGCGGGCTCCCAGGAGGGCGATGATCGGGTCGTCCAGGGAGACGTCGAGCCCCGACTCCCGCTCCCTGGCGGCCAGGGCGCCCCGGTAGAACTCCCGCCACTCGGCGGGCGAAAGGTCCAGTTCATCCCTGTGGGACAGACCCAGCCCCGAGCACTTGAAATTGTGGAAGTTGAGCTGTCCCACCCCCTGCTCCCGGGCAAAGGTCACCAGATCGTCGATGGCCGTGTGATTGATCCGGCAGATCACCGTGGAGATAGAGGTGGCGATGCCCGCCCCGGCCAGATGCCGCAGGGCAGCCACGGCCCGGCCGTGGCTGCCGTCAACGCCGCGGAACCGGTCGTGGACCCGGGGGAGGTGGCTGTCGATGCTGATACCCACCCTGGTGAACCCGGCGTCCCGCAGGGCCGCCGCCGTGTCCCGGTCAATGAGCCAGCCGTTGCTGTTCAGGGAAATCCGCAATCCCGACCCGCTGGCGTGCCGGGCGATCTCCAGCAGCCCCGGGTGCAGGAGGGGTTCCCCGCCGCCGAAATTGACGGAAAAGACCCCGGCAGCGGCCGCCTTTCCCAGGCATGCCAGAAGGACGTCCCGGGGGAGTTCCTCGTGGGTGTCCCCCCGGCTGTAGCAGTGGCGGCAGGCGAAGTTGCAGGTGTTGTTGATGGCCCAGTTGATGGTGAGGGGCGCTTCCAGTGACGGCGCGTCCGCTCGGCTGGCAGCGGTGGCCTCATCGCCGGCTCCCCGGCGTATCGCCGGATGCGCCTGCGTTGCCTCCCCTGTGCCGCCGCGCTCGCCACGCGAACTCACCGTCGCGGTTTCCCTGTCATTCTGCATAGCGGATAAATCCCTTGACGGCCAGTTCGTCCAGGAATGCCTGGACATCTTCCCGCAGCACCGCCTCGTCCACCTCGAACTGGGGGAGCAGCTCCGCCACGATGCCCTCCGGGGTCCGGCCGTCACAGAGCTTCCAGATTTCAGTGCCGAGATAGTTGAGGGAGAGCATGGTCCCACCGGAGAACAGGACCGAGGTGCCGGTCTCCTCCACCGCCTCGCCCCGGTCCAGGGCCTCCAGGACCCGGGCCAGGGCATCGGCCTCCTCGCGCCACATGACGTCGGGGTTGCGATGAATCGTCTTCACGTTTCTTACCTTCCTTGCTCTCACAATCCGTTGTTGTGAATGCCCTAATCCCCCTGCGCCGTTATGGAGGCAATGACCAGATTCTCCTGGGAAGCGTTGCGGATGCCGTGGTCCTCGAACGCGGGAACGATCACGATCTGCCCCGTGGTGATGGACTGGGTCTTGCCGCCGGACTGGAACTGGCCGGTACCCTCCATGACCATCCAGATATGGCTGCCGTGGTGGGTGTGGGTCACGATCTCCTGGCCGGGCTTCATGCAGATGAGGCTCACCCGGGCGTGATCATCGGACCAGATGGTTTCCTGGTGACGTTTTTCATCGTTGAACGTTTTGAGGGTCTGGACGTCGAGCACCTGTGATTTCATGCATTCCTCCTGAATGTGGTTGTGTCATCCCGGCTCATGGGGTACCCAAGGTACCCGCTTCAGGCCTTCCTGACAAGCTTCAGAACAGAGCCGAGCCACGCGGAGGCCCGGTTGAAGACGGATGAGGCGGTGGAAACCCGCACCTCCCCGCCCGTGTCGGCGACACCGGAGAAGGTCACCCCGTAACGGGAAGCGAAGAGGTTGGCCCCGCGGAAATCCGCTGCGCCGGCTGACGGCAGCGGCACGACCAGGGCGGCGCCTCCCCGGGCGTTATGGTCCGCCAGGAGTTTCGCCTCGGCATCGCTGAGCCCGGCGGCGCCGTCATCGCCGCAGAAGAGCCAGACCTGGCCCCACTCCGCCAGCAGCCCTCCGGTGAGGCGCGGCACCTCGCGCCGGTCCACCGTCTTCACGGTGAAGCCCCGCGCCGCGAGTTCGGCCAAGACCTTCTCCCCCAGCAGCACCGCGGCACCGCCGGCACCGTCCCCGAGGCGGCAGACGAGGATTCTGGT
Protein-coding regions in this window:
- a CDS encoding GeoRSP system radical SAM/SPASM protein, whose protein sequence is MSSRGERGGTGEATQAHPAIRRGAGDEATAASRADAPSLEAPLTINWAINNTCNFACRHCYSRGDTHEELPRDVLLACLGKAAAAGVFSVNFGGGEPLLHPGLLEIARHASGSGLRISLNSNGWLIDRDTAAALRDAGFTRVGISIDSHLPRVHDRFRGVDGSHGRAVAALRHLAGAGIATSISTVICRINHTAIDDLVTFAREQGVGQLNFHNFKCSGLGLSHRDELDLSPAEWREFYRGALAARERESGLDVSLDDPIIALLGARDAGSLVKGSVCGKLSLNIKTNGDMTPCGFIPVVIGNIVRDDLKQVWRDSAVLAALRTKKPTGKCAGCSAYEDCLGGCSARALALTGDLNSPDPHCWA
- a CDS encoding GeoRSP system PqqD family peptide chaperone, with the protein product MKTIHRNPDVMWREEADALARVLEALDRGEAVEETGTSVLFSGGTMLSLNYLGTEIWKLCDGRTPEGIVAELLPQFEVDEAVLREDVQAFLDELAVKGFIRYAE
- a CDS encoding cupin domain-containing protein — translated: MKSQVLDVQTLKTFNDEKRHQETIWSDDHARVSLICMKPGQEIVTHTHHGSHIWMVMEGTGQFQSGGKTQSITTGQIVIVPAFEDHGIRNASQENLVIASITAQGD